In Synechococcus sp. CC9616, the following are encoded in one genomic region:
- the ilvC gene encoding ketol-acid reductoisomerase, whose amino-acid sequence MAQLFYDSDADLGLLNGKTVAIIGYGSQGHAHALNLKDSGIDVVVGLYEGSRSADKAKADGLEVLSVADAAAKADWIMVLLPDEFQKDVYEKEIAPHLKSGKILSFAHGFNIRFELIKPPADVDVVMIAPKGPGHTVRWEYQNGQGVPALFAIEQDASGNARGLAMAYAKGIGGTRAGILETNFKEETETDLFGEQAVLCGGLSELVKAGFETLVEAGYQPELAYFECLHEVKLIVDLMVKGGLTSMRDSISNTAEYGDYVSGPRLITADTKAEMKKILGDIQDGTFARNFVAECEAGKPEMKKIRERDAALPIEAVGKGLRSMFSWLKTA is encoded by the coding sequence ATGGCTCAGCTCTTCTACGACTCCGACGCTGATCTCGGTCTGCTGAATGGCAAGACCGTGGCGATCATCGGCTATGGCTCCCAGGGCCATGCCCATGCGCTCAATCTCAAGGACAGCGGCATCGACGTCGTGGTGGGGCTTTATGAGGGAAGTCGCTCAGCTGACAAAGCCAAAGCGGACGGCCTTGAGGTGCTGAGCGTTGCCGATGCTGCGGCTAAGGCCGACTGGATCATGGTGCTGTTGCCTGATGAATTCCAGAAGGACGTCTACGAGAAGGAAATCGCCCCCCACCTCAAATCCGGCAAGATACTCAGCTTCGCCCACGGCTTCAACATCCGTTTCGAGCTGATCAAACCACCGGCCGATGTGGACGTGGTGATGATCGCCCCCAAGGGACCTGGCCACACCGTGCGTTGGGAGTACCAAAACGGTCAGGGAGTTCCTGCCCTGTTCGCCATCGAGCAGGACGCATCCGGTAACGCTCGCGGGCTGGCCATGGCTTACGCCAAGGGGATTGGCGGCACCCGCGCCGGCATCCTGGAAACCAACTTCAAAGAGGAGACCGAAACCGATCTCTTCGGCGAGCAGGCCGTGCTCTGTGGAGGCTTGTCAGAATTGGTGAAGGCAGGCTTTGAAACCCTGGTGGAGGCTGGATACCAGCCCGAGCTGGCTTACTTCGAGTGCCTGCACGAGGTGAAGCTGATCGTTGACCTGATGGTGAAAGGGGGCCTGACCTCCATGCGTGATTCCATCTCCAACACAGCGGAATACGGCGATTACGTCAGCGGTCCACGGCTGATCACCGCTGACACCAAGGCCGAGATGAAGAAAATCCTGGGCGACATTCAGGACGGCACCTTTGCCAGGAACTTTGTGGCGGAATGTGAGGCCGGCAAGCCGGAAATGAAGAAGATTCGCGAGCGTGATGCCGCTCTGCCGATCGAAGCGGTGGGCAAAGGCCTGCGTTCGATGTTCAGCTGGCTCAAAACGGCCTGA
- a CDS encoding PIN/TRAM domain-containing protein, whose translation MVDPLILLLFMASGAAAGWMGVHLLPDELLDETTNAEGVRWVLTGFGSFFGLIAGLVFQRLRQRLMQQVRTMPTDLLISRAVGLILGLLVANLLLAPVLLLPLPGGVSLLKPLIAVLSNVFFGVLGTNLAEVHGRTLLRLFNPASTEALLVADGVLTPASAKILDTSVIIDGRIRGMLACGLLEGQVIVAQSVIDEMQQLADSTNVEKRAKGRRGLKLLKDLRETYGRRLVINSTRYDGEGTDDRLLQLAADTGGTLVTADFNLAQVAEVKELKVMNLSELVIALRPEVQPGDELNLKIVREGKEESQGVGYLDDGTMVVVQDARALIGQRKPVVVTGALQTPTGRMVFARLEDRRKHKSAKTSERRSADPR comes from the coding sequence ATGGTGGATCCCCTCATCCTGCTGCTGTTCATGGCATCCGGCGCAGCGGCGGGCTGGATGGGCGTCCATCTGCTGCCCGATGAACTGCTGGATGAGACCACCAATGCCGAAGGGGTCCGCTGGGTGCTCACCGGATTCGGATCCTTTTTCGGGCTGATCGCCGGCCTGGTGTTTCAGCGACTGCGTCAGCGCCTGATGCAGCAGGTGCGGACCATGCCCACGGATCTGCTGATCAGCCGAGCCGTGGGACTGATCCTTGGGTTGCTGGTGGCCAACCTGCTGCTCGCTCCTGTGCTGCTGCTGCCTCTACCCGGAGGGGTATCCCTGCTGAAACCGCTCATTGCCGTTCTCAGCAATGTGTTTTTTGGAGTGCTCGGGACCAACCTGGCGGAGGTTCATGGCCGCACACTGCTGAGGCTGTTCAACCCGGCTAGCACTGAGGCCTTGCTGGTGGCGGACGGCGTGCTGACGCCCGCCAGCGCCAAGATTCTCGATACGAGTGTGATCATCGACGGCCGGATCCGGGGAATGCTGGCCTGCGGTCTGCTGGAGGGGCAGGTGATCGTCGCCCAGAGCGTGATCGACGAGATGCAGCAGCTGGCGGATTCCACCAATGTTGAAAAGCGGGCCAAGGGTCGACGAGGGCTGAAGCTGCTGAAGGATCTGCGCGAGACCTATGGCCGGCGCCTGGTGATCAACAGCACGCGCTACGACGGCGAAGGAACGGACGACCGCCTGCTGCAGCTCGCAGCGGATACGGGGGGAACACTGGTCACCGCTGATTTCAACCTGGCCCAGGTGGCCGAAGTGAAAGAGCTCAAGGTGATGAACCTGAGCGAACTCGTGATTGCCCTCAGGCCAGAGGTCCAGCCCGGGGATGAGCTCAACCTAAAGATCGTTCGGGAAGGCAAGGAGGAGAGCCAGGGCGTCGGCTACTTGGACGACGGAACCATGGTGGTTGTGCAGGACGCCCGAGCTCTGATCGGGCAGCGCAAACCGGTGGTGGTCACCGGTGCACTGCAGACCCCAACCGGCCGCATGGTGTTCGCCCGTCTTGAAGATCGGCGAAAGCACAAGTCGGCCAAAACCTCCGAGCGCCGATCTGCAGACCCCCGCTAG
- the cbiB gene encoding adenosylcobinamide-phosphate synthase CbiB — protein MTAGSGGIAVVAAAALDQLLGDPRWSPHPVVLMGSLIRSLRSLAEAVAGDRPWALRLGGVLITITVVSGSSLLGWGVERIALDNNLLIAWLGRLLLVIGLASALAARSLRQSVLAVLQALPASSSDSLDEARRRLSWIVGRDVTQLNEAEIVRAAAESASENAVDGVFAPLFWMLLGAGLWQINSSCPGPLALAWGFKAASTLDSMLGYRSGRLLWLGTAGAKLDDLLTWLPCRLVMLSLPLISQPWRQLVCLVRAAERDGSQDPSPNAGRSEAIYAHCVGISLGGANRYGDQWVNKPMIAAAKPPPDRAAVGTILRLTNLLELAWLAAAVVLMLMTTL, from the coding sequence ATGACGGCTGGGAGTGGCGGCATCGCGGTTGTTGCCGCCGCTGCTCTCGATCAACTGCTCGGCGATCCGCGCTGGAGTCCGCACCCTGTCGTGCTGATGGGATCCCTGATCCGCTCACTGCGTTCGCTGGCCGAGGCGGTGGCAGGAGACCGGCCCTGGGCACTGCGCCTTGGAGGCGTTCTGATCACGATCACCGTCGTAAGCGGCAGCAGCCTGCTGGGCTGGGGCGTGGAACGGATCGCCCTCGACAACAACCTGTTGATCGCCTGGCTGGGCCGCCTGCTTTTGGTGATCGGACTGGCCAGCGCTCTGGCGGCGCGCAGCCTGCGTCAGAGCGTTCTGGCTGTGCTGCAGGCGCTACCGGCCTCCTCCTCAGACAGTCTCGATGAAGCGCGCAGGCGCCTGAGCTGGATCGTGGGAAGAGATGTCACCCAACTGAATGAAGCGGAGATTGTCAGAGCCGCTGCCGAGAGTGCCTCCGAAAACGCCGTCGATGGCGTGTTCGCGCCTCTGTTCTGGATGCTGCTGGGAGCAGGTCTCTGGCAAATCAACAGCAGCTGCCCTGGCCCACTAGCCCTGGCCTGGGGGTTCAAAGCCGCCAGCACCCTTGATTCGATGTTGGGCTACCGAAGCGGAAGGCTGCTCTGGCTTGGGACTGCCGGAGCAAAGTTGGACGACCTGCTCACCTGGCTGCCCTGCCGACTGGTGATGCTCTCGTTGCCTCTGATCAGCCAACCCTGGAGGCAGCTGGTCTGTCTCGTTCGGGCGGCAGAACGGGACGGCTCACAGGATCCATCCCCCAACGCCGGCCGGTCCGAGGCCATCTATGCCCACTGCGTTGGCATCAGCCTGGGAGGAGCCAATCGCTATGGCGATCAGTGGGTCAACAAACCGATGATCGCTGCAGCAAAGCCACCACCGGATCGCGCAGCGGTCGGAACGATCCTCAGACTGACAAACCTGCTGGAGCTCGCTTGGCTCGCAGCGGCTGTCGTTCTCATGCTGATGACCACCTTGTGA
- the hemW gene encoding radical SAM family heme chaperone HemW, with amino-acid sequence MPHPLPPRSAYLHIPFCHRRCYYCDFAVVPLGDRASGGAGPGSASIRDYLALLHRDIAASDSGPPLSTIYIGGGTPSLLSPDQIGAVLDSLRRRFGIQEGAEITLEMDPASFDQQQLRAVLARGINRVSLGGQSFDDLVLQQLGRRHRGRDLQDACRWLQAARSDGTLRSWSLDLIQNLPGQTLDHWRDQLQQAVLTGAPHLSVYDLSVEPGTVFDRRQRRGDLDLPLEEDAVQLMALTSSFLAAAGFSRYEISNHARPGHASRHNRVYWSGAGWWGFGMGATAAPWGQRIARPRTREAYRDWLNQAGGAWERLSLPLDDLLLVGLRRREGVDLEALGCPAIEDLLQRWQPFIDRGLLECAAGRWRLRDPEGMALSNQVLVEVLLWWEEQMTAATPSSAKPAQTALAPGAALG; translated from the coding sequence ATGCCCCATCCCCTCCCGCCACGCAGCGCTTATCTCCACATTCCGTTTTGCCATCGACGCTGCTACTACTGCGATTTCGCAGTGGTTCCGCTCGGGGACAGGGCCAGTGGAGGTGCTGGTCCGGGCAGTGCATCCATCCGCGACTACCTCGCTCTGCTTCACCGGGACATCGCAGCCTCCGACAGCGGTCCGCCCCTTTCCACGATCTACATCGGAGGGGGGACTCCCTCCCTGCTGAGCCCTGATCAGATCGGTGCAGTCCTGGACAGCTTGCGTCGTCGTTTCGGCATTCAGGAGGGGGCGGAAATCACTCTGGAAATGGATCCTGCCAGCTTCGATCAGCAGCAGTTACGGGCGGTTCTCGCCAGAGGCATCAACCGCGTCAGCCTGGGTGGCCAGAGCTTTGATGACCTGGTTCTGCAACAGCTGGGGCGGCGCCACAGGGGCAGGGATCTTCAGGACGCCTGTCGCTGGTTGCAAGCGGCACGTTCTGACGGAACCCTGCGCTCCTGGAGTCTGGATCTGATTCAGAACCTGCCTGGTCAGACCCTTGATCACTGGCGTGATCAGCTGCAGCAGGCGGTGCTCACAGGCGCTCCCCATCTCTCGGTGTACGACCTCTCGGTTGAACCTGGAACGGTGTTTGACCGTCGCCAACGGCGGGGGGATCTGGATCTGCCGCTGGAAGAGGACGCTGTGCAGCTGATGGCACTGACCAGTTCTTTCCTGGCGGCGGCCGGTTTCAGTCGTTATGAGATCTCCAACCATGCCCGTCCTGGGCACGCGTCGCGTCACAACCGCGTCTATTGGAGTGGTGCCGGTTGGTGGGGCTTCGGGATGGGAGCGACCGCTGCTCCCTGGGGGCAGCGCATCGCCCGGCCCAGAACGCGTGAGGCCTATCGCGACTGGCTGAATCAGGCCGGCGGGGCCTGGGAGCGCCTCAGCCTGCCTCTGGATGATCTGTTGCTGGTGGGCTTGCGACGGCGCGAAGGCGTGGATCTCGAGGCACTGGGATGCCCAGCCATTGAGGACCTGCTTCAGCGCTGGCAGCCATTCATCGACAGGGGCTTGCTGGAGTGCGCTGCTGGACGTTGGCGTCTTCGCGATCCAGAGGGGATGGCCCTCAGCAACCAGGTTCTGGTGGAGGTTCTTCTGTGGTGGGAGGAGCAGATGACTGCTGCGACACCCAGTTCCGCAAAGCCTGCTCAAACAGCTCTCGCCCCGGGAGCAGCGCTGGGCTGA
- the ftsZ gene encoding cell division protein FtsZ, producing the protein MHPQHNGSASTMEIASTSMEAAGIQPSQSARIEVIGVGGGGSNAVNRMIISDLEGVSYHVLNTDAQALIQSQAQRRLQLGQTLTRGLGAGGNPTIGQKAAEESRADLQQALQGADLVFIAAGMGGGTGTGAAPVVAEVAREVGALTVGIVTKPFGFEGRRRMRQADEGIARLAEHVDTLIVIPNDRLRDAISGAPLQEAFRSADDVLRMGVKGISDIITCPGLVNVDFADVRSVMTEAGTALLGIGIGSGRSRAIEAAQAAISSPLLETERIDGAKGCVINISGGKDMTLEDMTAASEVIYDVVDPEANIIVGTVVDESLEGEVHVTVIATGFDNGQQYKGERSSVRNLASQSSLQQKNEPQHNGARIPEFLRQRQQQAGSDS; encoded by the coding sequence ATGCATCCACAACACAACGGTTCAGCCTCAACGATGGAAATTGCGTCCACGTCCATGGAGGCTGCCGGGATCCAGCCAAGCCAGTCGGCGCGGATTGAAGTGATCGGGGTCGGCGGAGGTGGCAGCAATGCGGTGAACCGCATGATCATCAGTGATCTGGAAGGCGTCTCGTATCACGTTCTGAATACGGATGCCCAGGCCCTCATCCAGTCCCAGGCCCAACGGCGTCTGCAACTGGGCCAGACCCTCACCCGTGGTCTCGGCGCCGGCGGTAACCCCACCATCGGTCAGAAAGCCGCAGAGGAGTCGAGGGCTGATCTGCAACAGGCCCTTCAGGGTGCTGATCTTGTCTTCATCGCAGCTGGCATGGGCGGTGGTACAGGCACAGGAGCGGCCCCAGTCGTGGCTGAAGTGGCCCGCGAAGTCGGCGCTCTAACCGTCGGCATCGTTACGAAACCCTTTGGATTCGAAGGTCGCCGTCGCATGCGCCAGGCCGATGAAGGCATTGCCCGCCTTGCCGAACACGTCGACACATTGATCGTGATTCCGAACGATCGTCTGCGTGATGCGATTTCCGGGGCCCCGCTTCAGGAAGCGTTCCGCAGTGCTGACGATGTCCTTCGCATGGGTGTGAAAGGCATCAGCGACATCATCACCTGCCCAGGCCTGGTCAATGTTGACTTTGCCGATGTCCGCTCAGTGATGACCGAGGCCGGCACAGCACTGCTCGGCATCGGCATCGGCTCAGGCCGCTCCAGAGCGATCGAAGCTGCTCAGGCAGCGATCAGCAGTCCTCTTTTGGAAACAGAACGAATCGATGGCGCCAAAGGCTGTGTGATCAACATCAGCGGCGGCAAGGACATGACGCTTGAGGACATGACTGCGGCCTCGGAAGTCATCTACGACGTTGTCGATCCGGAAGCCAACATCATTGTTGGAACCGTGGTCGACGAATCTCTGGAAGGCGAAGTGCATGTGACCGTAATCGCCACCGGTTTCGACAACGGCCAGCAGTACAAAGGTGAGCGTTCTTCCGTTCGCAACCTGGCCAGTCAGTCCTCCCTGCAGCAGAAGAACGAACCTCAGCACAACGGCGCTCGTATCCCTGAGTTTCTGCGCCAACGCCAGCAGCAAGCCGGATCTGACAGCTGA
- the panB gene encoding 3-methyl-2-oxobutanoate hydroxymethyltransferase, whose product MRPADLIRFKQTGRSITMLTAWDSLSAAWVEAAGADAVLVGDSLAMVALGHATTLPVTLDQMLLHTQAVERGFQSLPSAQPLLISDLPFLSYQCGEDLAVQAAGKLLKESSAAAVKLEGSEPEVVSVINRLVRMGIPVMGHLGLTPQAVHRMGYRRQAEDPVSQERLLSKAWELEQAGCFSLVLEHVPADLAGKVRRQLTIPVIGIGAGDDCDGQVRVTADLLGLTAQQPPFSPALLPGRELFEQALRNWVSQQSSAPPTTEEPPPEPGC is encoded by the coding sequence ATGCGCCCCGCCGATCTGATCCGGTTCAAGCAAACCGGTCGATCCATCACCATGCTCACGGCCTGGGACAGTCTTTCCGCTGCCTGGGTTGAAGCAGCTGGAGCAGATGCCGTTCTGGTGGGGGACTCGCTGGCCATGGTGGCTCTCGGCCACGCCACAACGCTTCCCGTCACGCTTGATCAGATGTTGCTGCACACGCAGGCCGTCGAGCGTGGTTTTCAGTCGCTGCCGTCGGCACAGCCTCTGCTGATCAGTGATCTTCCCTTTCTCAGCTATCAGTGCGGCGAAGATCTCGCGGTGCAGGCAGCCGGAAAACTGCTGAAGGAATCGAGTGCCGCCGCTGTGAAGCTGGAGGGATCGGAACCGGAAGTGGTGTCGGTGATCAATCGCCTGGTGCGCATGGGGATCCCCGTAATGGGTCATTTGGGACTGACGCCTCAGGCGGTTCACCGCATGGGATATCGCCGGCAGGCGGAAGATCCCGTCAGCCAGGAGCGCCTGCTGTCAAAAGCTTGGGAGCTGGAACAGGCGGGCTGCTTCTCTCTGGTGCTGGAACATGTTCCAGCTGATCTGGCCGGCAAGGTCCGTCGTCAACTGACGATTCCCGTGATCGGGATCGGGGCTGGCGACGACTGTGATGGTCAGGTGCGAGTGACTGCTGATCTGCTGGGGCTGACCGCCCAGCAACCCCCATTCAGCCCAGCGCTGCTCCCGGGGCGAGAGCTGTTTGAGCAGGCTTTGCGGAACTGGGTGTCGCAGCAGTCATCTGCTCCTCCCACCACAGAAGAACCTCCACCAGAACCTGGTTGCTGA
- a CDS encoding cell division protein FtsQ/DivIB, producing the protein MNRRTTERRTQPKGARSPQLERRRQLRRDKRRDLLIQCWRIVALLTASTGLGWLLLRHGWTLEGSSQLVIQGDTGLRPELVARVGGLDFPQPLLEISPAELENRLLRDLPVRSAQVERRGLPAQLVIALEGQLPIAHATRQRGNRSERGMVDARGHWIQPSSDAPNRVPSSSLTVKGWTDDRRAVIAALLKERNAFGSPLISIALDPNGTITLTTKTLGSIDLGDDLSRLMEQIAVIKELSRSMPAHLGKKDNSSLDLSNPDRPELELPLKPAELAN; encoded by the coding sequence GTGAACAGACGCACAACAGAACGCCGAACCCAGCCGAAGGGTGCACGATCCCCACAGCTGGAACGCCGTCGACAGCTTCGCCGAGACAAACGGCGGGACCTGCTGATCCAGTGCTGGCGCATTGTGGCGCTGCTCACGGCCAGCACCGGTCTTGGCTGGTTGCTGCTGCGACATGGCTGGACGCTGGAGGGGAGCAGCCAGCTTGTGATCCAGGGCGATACGGGTCTGCGGCCCGAGCTGGTGGCCCGTGTCGGAGGGCTGGACTTTCCGCAACCGCTCCTAGAGATCAGCCCAGCCGAGCTGGAGAATCGCCTGCTCCGTGATCTGCCGGTGCGTTCAGCCCAGGTGGAACGACGCGGGCTTCCCGCTCAGCTCGTGATCGCACTGGAAGGCCAGCTTCCGATTGCCCATGCCACCCGTCAGCGCGGAAACCGTTCGGAAAGGGGAATGGTCGACGCACGCGGCCACTGGATCCAACCGAGCTCTGACGCCCCCAACCGGGTTCCCTCCAGCTCCCTCACCGTCAAGGGCTGGACGGATGATCGACGCGCAGTCATCGCTGCCCTGCTGAAGGAGCGCAATGCCTTCGGCAGTCCCCTGATCAGCATTGCTCTGGATCCAAATGGCACGATCACGCTGACAACCAAGACGCTGGGATCGATCGATCTCGGTGATGACCTGAGTCGCCTGATGGAACAGATCGCCGTCATCAAGGAACTCAGCCGCAGCATGCCGGCTCACCTGGGGAAGAAAGACAACTCAAGCCTGGATCTCAGCAACCCGGACAGACCTGAACTCGAGTTACCCCTGAAGCCAGCCGAGCTTGCGAACTGA
- a CDS encoding sugar transferase has product MTTASRPSLAQTARLAIGRGSYRPHLAVTTAPPSSLNAYTLIRQQSLLGRGLKRTGDVCFSLAVLSIGAPALLLLAAMVKLSSPGPVFYVQRRVGRNYKRFGCIKFRTMRADADVVLARVLSEDPGLQAEFERDFKLRRDPRITWVGRFLRRSSLDELPQFLNVLLGEMSVVGPRPIVDKELTRYGHYMDEVAAVRPGLTGLWQVSGRNNLSYRKRVKLDLAYARGRSFSLDLAIILRTFGVLLLPMDRGAY; this is encoded by the coding sequence TTGACGACGGCCTCCCGGCCATCACTCGCTCAGACAGCCCGACTGGCAATCGGTCGTGGCTCTTACCGGCCTCACCTGGCTGTGACGACGGCCCCCCCGTCGTCACTCAACGCCTACACGCTGATTCGTCAGCAAAGCCTCCTCGGTCGTGGCCTCAAGCGAACCGGTGACGTCTGCTTCTCGCTTGCTGTTCTCAGCATTGGTGCCCCAGCTCTGCTGCTGTTGGCCGCCATGGTCAAGCTGAGCTCACCGGGTCCAGTGTTTTATGTGCAACGGCGGGTTGGTCGTAATTACAAACGTTTCGGATGCATCAAGTTCCGCACAATGCGTGCTGATGCGGATGTGGTCCTGGCACGTGTTCTCTCCGAGGATCCTGGGCTTCAGGCTGAATTTGAGCGAGATTTCAAGCTGCGTCGAGACCCACGCATCACCTGGGTTGGCCGTTTTCTGCGCCGCTCCAGCCTCGATGAACTGCCTCAGTTTCTGAATGTTCTCCTGGGGGAAATGAGTGTGGTGGGTCCACGCCCGATCGTGGACAAGGAGTTGACCCGCTACGGCCACTACATGGATGAGGTTGCGGCCGTTCGCCCTGGCCTGACGGGTCTGTGGCAGGTGAGTGGTCGCAACAACCTCAGCTATCGCAAGCGCGTGAAACTCGATCTCGCCTATGCCCGAGGCCGTTCCTTCAGCCTTGATCTGGCAATCATTCTGCGCACCTTCGGCGTTCTGCTGCTGCCGATGGATCGTGGTGCCTACTGA
- a CDS encoding ATP-dependent Clp protease proteolytic subunit gives MPIGTPSVPYRLPGSQMERWVDIYTRLGVERILFLGSEVNDGIANSLVAQMLYLDSEDSSKPIYLYINSPGGSVTAGLAIYDTIQYVKSDVVTICVGLAASMGAFLLAAGTKGKRLALPHSRIMIHQPLGGTSRRQASDIEIEAREILRMKEMLNRSLSDMSGQSFDKIEKDTDRDYFLSAEEAKNYGLIDRVISHPNEA, from the coding sequence ATGCCGATCGGTACCCCCAGCGTTCCCTACCGCCTTCCCGGCAGCCAGATGGAGCGCTGGGTCGATATCTACACCCGTCTCGGTGTGGAACGAATCCTGTTCCTGGGCTCTGAAGTGAATGACGGCATCGCCAACAGCCTTGTGGCCCAGATGCTGTATCTCGATTCCGAAGACAGCAGCAAGCCGATTTACCTCTACATCAACTCCCCTGGCGGGTCGGTAACGGCGGGTTTGGCGATCTACGACACGATTCAGTACGTCAAAAGCGATGTGGTCACCATCTGCGTGGGACTCGCTGCCTCAATGGGAGCCTTTCTATTGGCGGCTGGGACAAAAGGGAAGCGGCTCGCCCTGCCCCACAGCCGGATCATGATCCACCAGCCCCTCGGGGGCACCAGCCGCCGTCAGGCCAGCGACATCGAAATCGAAGCCCGAGAAATCCTGCGGATGAAGGAGATGCTGAACCGCTCCCTTTCAGACATGAGCGGCCAGAGCTTCGACAAGATTGAGAAGGACACCGACCGCGACTATTTCCTCAGCGCCGAAGAGGCCAAGAACTATGGCTTGATCGACCGCGTGATCTCCCATCCCAACGAAGCGTAA
- a CDS encoding ATP-dependent Clp protease proteolytic subunit, which yields MTTSAPYYGDSAVMRTPPPDLPSLLLKERIVYLGLPLFSDDDSKRQMGIDVTELIIAQLLYLEFDDAEKPIYFYINSTGTSWYSGDAIGFETEAFAICDTLRYVKPPVHTICIGQAMGTAAVILSAGTKGQRAALPHSSIVLHQPRSGAQGQATDIQIRAKEVLHNKAAMLEILSNNTGRTVDELSKDSDRMSYLTPQEAVKYGLIDRVLSSRKELPGSNSN from the coding sequence ATGACCACATCGGCCCCCTATTACGGCGACTCAGCCGTGATGCGAACGCCGCCCCCTGATCTGCCTTCACTGCTGCTCAAAGAGCGGATCGTTTATCTCGGCTTGCCCTTGTTCTCGGATGACGACTCCAAGCGTCAGATGGGAATTGATGTGACGGAACTGATCATCGCCCAGTTGCTTTACCTGGAATTCGATGATGCCGAAAAGCCGATTTACTTCTACATCAACTCAACGGGGACAAGCTGGTACTCCGGCGATGCCATCGGCTTTGAAACAGAGGCCTTTGCCATCTGCGACACGCTCCGCTACGTGAAACCGCCGGTCCACACCATCTGTATCGGCCAGGCGATGGGAACCGCAGCCGTAATCCTTTCAGCTGGCACCAAAGGCCAGCGGGCTGCTCTGCCTCACTCATCCATCGTGTTGCATCAACCCCGCAGCGGTGCCCAGGGCCAGGCCACCGACATTCAGATCCGGGCCAAGGAAGTGCTGCACAACAAGGCGGCCATGCTTGAGATCCTTTCCAACAACACGGGTCGCACTGTGGACGAGCTCAGCAAGGATTCCGACCGGATGAGCTACCTCACCCCCCAGGAGGCCGTCAAGTATGGCCTTATCGACCGCGTCCTCAGCAGCCGGAAGGAGCTTCCTGGCAGCAACAGCAACTGA